A stretch of the Sulfurospirillum sp. UCH001 genome encodes the following:
- a CDS encoding murein transglycosylase A, which yields MRQSLLFCVCLMVLVSGCSLKTTSPSLQDEALVSSLKEHNERFEKLSQNENFDELLSLFKQNCTAPQTKKVYANVCEQSLHVKDAKAFFQNSFELKKIEPNEQRSMLTGYYEPLLHGSLKKTERFKYPVYGKPKDLVMIVGENDKKMRGRSVKGKMVPYFTREEINKRKLNAEVLCYVDDKIDLFFMEVQGSGRVELTDGRVVFIGYADSNGHAYKSLGREMLNRGIFASVEEISLQSIRAWLVAHPNQIDALLNTNPSYVFFRKMEQKATGSLGLVLTPERSVAVDRSYIPLGSLLAVKSESPNYKVEKFVFAQDTGGAIKGPNRADMFMGYGERAQWIAGELKAPLEVWIMQPKF from the coding sequence ATGCGACAAAGTCTCCTTTTTTGTGTATGTTTAATGGTTTTGGTGAGTGGTTGTAGTTTAAAAACAACGTCTCCTTCGCTTCAAGATGAAGCTTTAGTCAGTTCTTTGAAAGAACATAATGAACGCTTTGAAAAGCTTAGTCAAAATGAAAACTTTGATGAGCTCCTCTCTCTTTTCAAGCAAAATTGTACAGCTCCTCAAACGAAGAAAGTGTATGCAAACGTGTGTGAACAATCCCTACACGTCAAAGACGCAAAAGCCTTTTTTCAGAACTCATTTGAGTTGAAAAAAATTGAGCCAAATGAACAGCGTTCAATGCTCACAGGCTATTATGAGCCCTTACTGCATGGTAGTCTTAAAAAAACTGAACGTTTTAAATACCCTGTTTATGGAAAGCCAAAAGATCTTGTTATGATCGTGGGTGAAAATGACAAAAAGATGCGTGGACGTTCCGTCAAGGGAAAGATGGTGCCTTATTTTACACGTGAAGAGATCAACAAACGAAAGTTGAATGCGGAAGTCCTCTGTTATGTGGATGATAAAATCGATCTTTTCTTTATGGAAGTACAAGGTTCAGGTAGAGTGGAACTCACTGATGGGCGTGTTGTTTTTATAGGATATGCTGATTCTAATGGACATGCGTATAAATCATTGGGTCGTGAAATGCTCAATCGTGGCATCTTTGCGAGTGTTGAAGAGATTTCCTTGCAAAGCATTCGTGCATGGCTTGTTGCACATCCAAATCAAATTGATGCACTCTTAAATACCAATCCTAGTTATGTCTTTTTTAGAAAAATGGAACAAAAAGCAACAGGAAGTTTAGGGCTGGTACTAACGCCAGAACGCTCTGTTGCTGTCGATAGAAGTTACATTCCTCTTGGTTCCTTGTTAGCCGTTAAAAGCGAATCACCTAACTACAAAGTAGAGAAGTTTGTTTTTGCGCAAGACACAGGTGGCGCCATTAAAGGACCCAATAGGGCCGATATGTTCATGGGATACGGTGAGCGAGCACAGTGGATAGCAGGTGAGCTGAAAGCTCCTCTTGAAGTATGGATTATGCAACCTAAGTTTTAA
- a CDS encoding saccharopine dehydrogenase family protein, with amino-acid sequence MATVLIIGAGGVSRVVTKKCAMNKDVFSHIVLASRTKSKCDQIAAEIKESLGITIDTAAIDADDVDALVALIEKVKPALVLNIALPYQDLTIMDACVKTKVPYLDTANYEHPDLAKFEYKEQWARDKAFKDAGIMALLGSGFDPGVTNVFCAYAQQYLFDEINTIDILDCNAGDHGYPFATNFNPEINLREVSSKGRYWENGEWIETEPVSVKMVWDYPEVGPKDSYLLYHEELESLVQNIKGLKRIRFFMTFGQSYLTHMKCLENIGMLRIDEVEHKGMKIVPIEFLKTLLPDPASLGPRTVGYTNIGCVFEGLKDGKKRKIYIYNVCDHQECYRETGAQAVSYTTGVPAMIGAKMMLQGKWAGKGVFNMEQFDAKPFMDELNTQGLPWKIIEMKPEETFEVK; translated from the coding sequence ATGGCAACAGTATTAATTATTGGTGCAGGCGGTGTTAGTCGTGTGGTCACCAAAAAATGTGCAATGAACAAAGATGTGTTTTCACACATTGTTTTAGCAAGTAGAACCAAATCAAAATGCGATCAAATCGCAGCAGAAATTAAAGAGTCTTTAGGCATTACCATCGATACAGCAGCGATTGATGCGGATGATGTGGATGCACTTGTTGCGCTTATCGAAAAAGTAAAGCCTGCGTTAGTTCTTAACATAGCACTTCCATATCAAGATCTTACCATTATGGATGCGTGTGTTAAAACAAAAGTTCCTTACCTAGACACCGCAAATTATGAGCATCCTGACCTTGCAAAATTTGAATACAAAGAGCAATGGGCAAGAGATAAAGCGTTTAAAGATGCAGGCATCATGGCACTTCTTGGTAGCGGGTTTGACCCAGGTGTTACCAATGTTTTTTGTGCGTACGCACAGCAATATCTCTTTGATGAGATTAACACCATCGATATTTTAGACTGTAACGCAGGCGATCATGGTTATCCGTTTGCAACGAACTTTAACCCAGAGATCAACCTGAGAGAAGTAAGTTCAAAAGGTAGATATTGGGAAAATGGCGAGTGGATTGAGACAGAGCCAGTTTCCGTAAAAATGGTGTGGGATTACCCAGAAGTGGGACCAAAAGACAGCTACCTCCTTTACCATGAAGAGTTAGAATCCCTTGTTCAAAACATCAAGGGACTTAAACGTATTCGTTTCTTTATGACATTTGGTCAAAGCTACCTTACACACATGAAATGTTTAGAGAACATCGGTATGCTTCGCATTGATGAGGTTGAGCACAAGGGCATGAAAATCGTACCAATTGAGTTTTTGAAAACGTTACTACCTGATCCTGCAAGTTTGGGACCTAGAACAGTTGGTTATACCAACATTGGTTGTGTTTTTGAAGGACTCAAAGATGGCAAAAAACGTAAAATCTACATCTACAATGTCTGTGACCACCAAGAGTGTTACCGTGAGACAGGCGCTCAAGCAGTAAGTTACACCACAGGTGTTCCTGCAATGATTGGTGCAAAAATGATGTTACAAGGTAAATGGGCTGGCAAGGGTGTGTTCAATATGGAACAATTCGACGCAAAACCATTTATGGATGAGCTCAATACTCAAGGGCTTCCTTGGAAAATCATCGAAATGAAACCTGAAGAGACTTTCGAAGTTAAATAA
- the rdgB gene encoding RdgB/HAM1 family non-canonical purine NTP pyrophosphatase, producing MRIVLATSNQGKVKEFQSWISEYEVVAYSDIMEPFEIDETGSTFKENALIKARAVYEKLEDKNDIVLSDDSGISVLLLGGIPGIYSARYAGVNANAKDNLNKLIAALKDKGVKRTPAFYTAAIALVCKKGEFCVHGWMHGEAIAEARGNNGFGYDPMFIPCGYTQTLGELDESVKKAFSHRARALELAHIVINSLK from the coding sequence TTGAGAATAGTTCTAGCCACATCCAATCAAGGTAAAGTCAAAGAGTTCCAATCATGGATCAGCGAGTATGAAGTCGTTGCATACAGCGATATTATGGAGCCTTTTGAGATTGATGAAACAGGGTCAACATTTAAAGAAAATGCTCTTATTAAAGCGCGTGCGGTGTATGAAAAACTTGAAGATAAAAACGACATCGTTTTAAGCGATGACAGCGGCATCAGTGTGCTTCTTTTAGGCGGCATTCCTGGTATTTATAGTGCTCGTTATGCGGGTGTGAATGCGAATGCCAAAGATAATCTCAATAAACTGATCGCAGCCCTCAAAGACAAAGGTGTGAAAAGAACACCAGCGTTTTATACCGCAGCGATTGCCTTAGTTTGCAAAAAAGGTGAATTTTGTGTACACGGCTGGATGCATGGCGAAGCAATCGCTGAAGCAAGAGGTAACAACGGCTTTGGGTATGACCCAATGTTCATTCCATGTGGATATACTCAAACACTGGGTGAACTGGATGAAAGTGTTAAAAAAGCATTTTCGCACCGAGCACGTGCCCTTGAATTGGCGCATATTGTGATTAATAGTTTGAAATAA
- a CDS encoding EF-hand domain-containing protein → MTLSSNSLYGTSMGATYGSSTNSTSSLSSKFAEALLTSLDSDSSGSVDSTEFSSAALELANGDTSAVNDAFSSLDSNKDGSISIDELTSMLSAQSTMASGSMPPPPPPSSSSSHGQEDNGYTQDELTAMAKEVSSTDSNLASLLSSVAENFDAADANGDGKVTSAEAMAYQRSSQETTDGTDASNVAASGSMPPPPPPPSSSMQEDTGYTQDELTAMASDVSSTDSNLASLFESLSQNFDAADTNSDGKVTSAEAQAYKESTRADSMGVANTETASSNDSLMKALLAQIISNYATQNTSIGSSVSFSA, encoded by the coding sequence ATGACTTTAAGTTCAAATTCTCTTTACGGAACGTCTATGGGCGCGACGTATGGCAGCAGTACCAACAGTACCAGCTCGTTAAGTTCAAAATTCGCAGAAGCGTTGCTTACTTCTTTGGATAGCGATTCGAGTGGTTCGGTTGATAGTACTGAGTTTAGCAGTGCCGCTTTAGAGCTAGCCAACGGTGATACAAGCGCGGTTAACGATGCTTTTTCATCACTGGATAGTAATAAAGACGGAAGTATTAGCATAGATGAATTGACATCTATGTTATCAGCACAGTCAACAATGGCGTCAGGAAGTATGCCCCCACCTCCGCCGCCATCCTCTTCATCATCTCATGGTCAAGAAGACAATGGTTATACGCAAGATGAACTTACCGCTATGGCGAAAGAAGTTTCATCTACCGATAGCAATTTGGCTTCATTACTCTCTTCAGTGGCTGAAAATTTTGACGCTGCAGATGCCAATGGTGATGGTAAAGTGACTTCTGCTGAAGCTATGGCGTATCAGCGTTCATCTCAAGAAACAACTGATGGAACAGATGCAAGTAATGTTGCGGCGTCAGGAAGTATGCCCCCACCTCCTCCGCCACCGTCATCTTCTATGCAAGAAGATACGGGCTATACCCAAGATGAACTTACCGCAATGGCGAGTGATGTTTCATCAACCGATAGCAATCTTGCTTCACTCTTTGAATCATTGTCACAAAATTTTGATGCAGCCGATACGAACAGTGATGGTAAAGTGACTTCTGCGGAAGCACAAGCGTATAAAGAGTCAACAAGGGCTGATAGTATGGGTGTTGCAAACACTGAAACTGCAAGCAGTAATGATTCGTTGATGAAAGCGCTTTTAGCGCAAATTATCTCGAATTACGCAACACAAAATACATCTATAGGCTCTTCTGTTAGCTTTAGTGCGTAA
- the nspC gene encoding carboxynorspermidine decarboxylase codes for MLKISRIETVLDDIQTPAYVCEEILLEQNLQLLKEVSERSGATILLALKGFAFKALAPLVDKYLSGCTCSGLHEAKFAKEFFKGSVCTYSPAYKEEDIDEVITLSDHLIFNSFNQWEKYKDKAIGKTSCGLRLNPEVSSSPVDLYNPCGLYSRLGITKENMQYDKLKGIEGLHFHALCEQDASALEEVLKGFEKRFGDLIPRMKWVNFGGGHHITREGYDVEKLIKIISDFRARYDGIKVYLEPGEAVGWQTGPLVASVLDIIHNGMDIAILDISAEAHMPDTLAMPYRAAIRGAGDIGEKPHLYRLGGPTCLAGDIMGDYSFDAPLKIGDKLIFEDMIHYTIVKNTTFNGVKLPDLAVLHKDGRYEVTSRFGYEEYQRRN; via the coding sequence ATGTTAAAAATCAGTCGTATTGAAACAGTCTTGGACGATATTCAAACCCCTGCTTATGTCTGTGAAGAGATTCTTTTAGAGCAAAATCTTCAATTATTAAAAGAGGTGAGTGAACGCTCAGGCGCAACTATTTTATTAGCACTGAAAGGCTTTGCTTTTAAAGCGCTTGCTCCATTAGTCGATAAATATTTGAGTGGCTGTACATGCAGTGGACTTCATGAGGCGAAGTTTGCAAAAGAGTTTTTTAAAGGCTCCGTATGTACCTATTCTCCTGCATACAAAGAAGAAGATATTGATGAAGTCATTACACTTAGTGATCATTTGATTTTTAATTCATTCAATCAATGGGAAAAATACAAAGATAAAGCGATAGGAAAAACAAGTTGTGGACTAAGGCTTAATCCTGAAGTGTCTTCCAGCCCTGTTGATCTCTACAATCCTTGCGGGCTTTACAGTCGTCTTGGCATTACGAAAGAAAATATGCAATACGATAAATTAAAAGGCATTGAAGGGCTTCATTTTCATGCACTGTGTGAACAAGATGCTAGTGCTTTAGAAGAGGTGCTAAAAGGTTTTGAGAAACGCTTTGGTGATCTCATCCCTCGTATGAAATGGGTCAATTTTGGAGGAGGGCATCATATCACACGAGAAGGCTATGATGTTGAAAAACTCATCAAAATTATCAGTGATTTTAGAGCACGATATGATGGCATTAAAGTCTATTTAGAACCAGGTGAAGCAGTAGGCTGGCAAACAGGACCACTGGTAGCAAGTGTCCTTGATATTATTCATAACGGCATGGATATTGCCATCTTAGATATCTCCGCTGAAGCGCATATGCCAGATACCCTTGCGATGCCTTATCGCGCTGCTATACGAGGTGCTGGAGACATCGGTGAAAAACCACATCTTTATCGTTTAGGCGGACCTACCTGTTTAGCGGGTGATATCATGGGTGATTATAGTTTTGACGCACCGCTAAAAATTGGCGATAAACTCATTTTTGAAGACATGATTCACTATACCATCGTAAAAAACACAACCTTTAATGGCGTAAAACTTCCTGACTTAGCCGTATTACATAAAGACGGGCGCTATGAAGTCACCAGCCGTTTTGGCTATGAAGAGTATCAAAGACGCAATTGA
- a CDS encoding SDR family NAD(P)-dependent oxidoreductase, whose product MKHILITGCSSGIGYTCAHGLQKLGYSVFATCRRDEDVKRLQDEGLNVCKLDLCDTNSMHEALTWMLSQTSGRIDVLFNNAAFGQPGAVEDLKRDVLREQFETNVFGTQELTNLVLPYMRKQKSGRIIYNSSILGFVAMSYRGAYNASKFAIEGLADTLRLELHKSGVEVVLIEPGPIRSAFRKNALAKFLANIDQENSAHKEIYEKTLARLQKTGDAPFTLGAEAVLEALLMAIEAKKPKARYAVTFPTKLFAWLKRFFSTKLMDYVARKSSE is encoded by the coding sequence ATGAAACATATCTTAATTACGGGCTGTTCTTCGGGCATTGGTTACACCTGTGCACATGGTTTGCAAAAGCTTGGCTACTCAGTATTTGCAACGTGTCGTAGGGATGAGGATGTCAAACGCCTTCAAGATGAAGGACTCAATGTTTGTAAACTTGATTTGTGTGATACAAACAGTATGCATGAAGCGCTTACATGGATGCTTTCTCAAACAAGCGGACGCATTGATGTACTTTTTAACAATGCTGCTTTTGGACAGCCTGGTGCTGTGGAAGATCTCAAACGCGATGTTTTACGTGAACAGTTTGAAACCAATGTCTTTGGTACGCAAGAGCTTACCAACTTGGTGCTTCCTTATATGCGAAAACAAAAAAGTGGACGCATCATTTACAACAGCTCTATTTTAGGCTTTGTTGCGATGAGTTATCGAGGAGCTTACAATGCTTCTAAATTTGCTATTGAAGGACTTGCGGATACGCTTCGTTTGGAGCTTCATAAAAGTGGTGTAGAAGTTGTTTTGATAGAACCTGGTCCCATACGAAGTGCTTTTCGCAAAAACGCATTGGCAAAGTTTTTAGCAAATATCGATCAAGAGAATTCTGCTCATAAAGAAATTTATGAAAAAACACTTGCACGCCTTCAAAAAACTGGAGATGCACCGTTTACTTTGGGTGCAGAAGCGGTCCTTGAAGCCCTTCTTATGGCAATTGAAGCCAAAAAGCCAAAGGCACGTTATGCTGTTACTTTTCCAACGAAGTTGTTTGCGTGGTTGAAACGGTTTTTTTCGACAAAATTGATGGATTATGTGGCACGAAAGTCAAGCGAATAA
- a CDS encoding methyl-accepting chemotaxis protein: protein MQALSIKVKALVIFIVSITLVAALSLVVVIYKSYQLASKQSSDQKELILSMNQNELKTHTYMAEKAINAFYEASSSEANIAQNIKADALILKKTLDDIYANNKDRLSKDELRTMLLALINGYRYNNDVGYFYAYNLEGVNVVHPINKALVGKNLIDMKDKEGNFVIKDILKSAKEGTGVTKFIWPHPVTKQDEPKLSYNFYYEPLDIVIGTGDYASSIKEHFQNEAIKVLNKLRYTKDDEGYFFAYKKSANGKYVYAFHATKPELQGKEIKLEEPDSKGKPFRKELVDGALKNQSEGVFVTYNYENPVTKKDATKLTYAKYFKEWDWVIVSGVYIDGIEDFTQNERHKISSNINSMLLETVLLGGFVTILAIIAIYFLITNLIAKPLRNLQDTAYNLAEGDGDLTKSLEIKHQDEIGGASREINNFIEKVRATISLAKDTSSENASIAHELSTTTLQVGKRVEDSTHIISQTSQMSNVIKQEITASVSKAKESKEELMKANQELRSARGFVQELGQRVQNSAQTELELAHKIQQLSSDADQVKNVLTVISDIADQTNLLALNAAIEAARAGEHGRGFAVVADEVRTLAERTQKSLVEIHATINVIVQAIIDSSEQMNRNSKEVQELSSIAEDVGKKINATVDMMDFATNLNDKTVTDYINTGSKIEEIVAKIEEINTLSTQNTRSVEEIAGASEHLNSLTEKLNIILNKFRT, encoded by the coding sequence ATGCAGGCTTTAAGCATTAAGGTCAAGGCACTGGTTATTTTTATTGTTTCTATCACCTTGGTAGCTGCACTCTCGCTTGTAGTTGTTATTTATAAGTCTTATCAACTCGCAAGCAAACAATCTTCTGATCAAAAAGAACTTATTTTAAGTATGAATCAAAATGAGCTTAAAACCCATACCTATATGGCAGAAAAAGCGATCAACGCTTTTTATGAAGCCTCATCATCAGAAGCCAATATCGCTCAAAATATAAAAGCGGATGCCTTGATTCTTAAAAAAACACTCGATGATATCTATGCCAATAATAAAGATAGACTCTCTAAAGACGAATTACGCACCATGCTTTTAGCTCTTATAAATGGCTACCGTTATAACAACGATGTCGGATATTTTTATGCATATAATCTTGAAGGCGTAAACGTCGTACATCCTATCAATAAAGCACTCGTAGGGAAAAACCTTATTGATATGAAAGATAAAGAAGGAAATTTTGTTATTAAAGATATCCTCAAATCTGCTAAAGAAGGTACGGGCGTCACGAAATTTATCTGGCCTCACCCTGTCACCAAACAAGATGAACCAAAACTCTCTTATAACTTCTACTACGAACCTTTAGATATTGTCATTGGAACTGGTGACTACGCATCAAGCATTAAAGAACACTTCCAAAATGAAGCCATTAAAGTGCTCAATAAATTACGTTATACCAAGGATGACGAAGGGTACTTTTTTGCTTATAAAAAATCAGCCAATGGAAAATATGTCTATGCTTTCCATGCAACAAAACCAGAACTTCAAGGCAAAGAGATAAAGCTTGAAGAACCCGATTCTAAAGGAAAACCTTTCCGTAAAGAGCTTGTTGATGGAGCCCTTAAAAACCAAAGCGAAGGCGTATTTGTTACCTACAACTATGAAAATCCTGTCACTAAAAAAGATGCAACTAAATTAACGTATGCAAAATATTTTAAAGAGTGGGATTGGGTCATTGTTTCAGGAGTTTATATCGATGGTATTGAAGATTTTACACAAAATGAACGCCATAAAATCTCTTCAAACATCAACTCTATGCTTCTTGAAACCGTTTTATTGGGTGGATTTGTAACCATTCTTGCGATTATCGCTATCTATTTTCTTATTACAAACCTTATCGCAAAACCTCTTCGCAATCTCCAAGATACGGCTTATAACCTAGCAGAGGGAGATGGAGATCTAACCAAATCATTAGAAATTAAACATCAAGATGAGATTGGTGGAGCATCTAGAGAAATCAATAATTTCATTGAAAAAGTACGTGCAACGATATCGCTTGCTAAAGACACCAGTAGTGAAAATGCTTCTATTGCGCATGAACTTTCAACAACAACGCTACAAGTTGGAAAACGCGTAGAAGACTCTACGCACATTATTAGTCAGACGTCACAAATGTCAAATGTCATTAAACAAGAGATTACCGCTTCGGTTAGCAAAGCAAAAGAGTCTAAAGAAGAGCTCATGAAGGCCAATCAAGAGTTAAGATCTGCTCGTGGATTTGTCCAAGAACTAGGACAACGTGTCCAAAATAGCGCTCAAACAGAGCTTGAACTTGCTCATAAAATCCAACAACTAAGCTCCGATGCCGACCAAGTTAAAAATGTTCTTACCGTTATCAGCGACATTGCCGATCAAACCAATTTGCTCGCTCTTAATGCGGCGATTGAAGCAGCACGTGCAGGTGAACATGGACGTGGATTTGCTGTCGTTGCCGATGAAGTACGCACGTTGGCAGAGCGCACACAAAAAAGCTTAGTGGAAATTCATGCTACGATTAATGTTATTGTTCAAGCTATCATCGATAGTAGTGAACAGATGAACAGAAACTCTAAAGAGGTACAAGAACTCTCATCGATTGCTGAAGATGTCGGCAAAAAGATCAACGCAACAGTCGATATGATGGACTTTGCAACCAACCTTAACGATAAAACAGTGACTGACTACATCAACACTGGTTCTAAAATCGAAGAAATTGTCGCCAAGATTGAAGAGATCAACACACTCTCAACCCAAAATACCAGAAGTGTCGAAGAAATCGCAGGTGCAAGTGAGCATCTTAACTCACTCACCGAAAAACTCAATATCATTTTAAATAAATTTAGAACATGA
- a CDS encoding CFI-box-CTERM domain-containing protein, whose translation MYLFLKRLFSFLIAVIPTFALADINDQINAAHLLIYQGKYAQAETTYTQLMTPASEEFISGTVLVDMLHFYRGTVRLILHKNQAAQEDIEAALHPQSSMMYDDAGYMLRARLRLMQGDTKGAFEDYDTLMKTTQQGIANGYRVAMALAQRGWAHILLEEQEAAKKDFLAAISAETTMLGMELNSLQKPFWQAVVQEIIPLVGTHNDTLIIKTLDDILKRQQLTTYPFTDDRSVHDEKNFSNVILMYEVYGPAFLLREKMQKEKSQTYQANVSTLFASAQQSLLKGDKLGAFHSFVNAFQQSAPEDQNGRTTAVQGMSGIIRSGFTPPTATESSRKLAIKAQVVAQEKAYQEAIELYAQAINETPWVANFYYDHALLIAEAVQKSDDYNAAIVEMKRFIFLSTNALEIREAQDRIYQWEVKRDRSAQKQNAAPQGPHLASSATGSSSDCFIATAAYGSFLEPHVVTLRHFRDRYLLTNAPGQWIVEHYYRYSPPIADVIREHSILRLLTQLLLTPIVFCVEYPIALALFVVSLGLLWWFKKRSCKVIVR comes from the coding sequence ATGTACCTTTTTCTCAAACGCTTGTTTTCTTTCTTGATTGCCGTTATTCCCACATTCGCGCTGGCTGATATTAACGATCAAATCAATGCCGCACACTTGCTCATCTACCAAGGCAAATATGCCCAAGCCGAAACAACCTATACACAACTTATGACACCAGCATCAGAAGAATTTATCTCCGGTACCGTGTTGGTCGATATGCTACATTTTTATCGAGGAACAGTTCGATTGATTCTACACAAAAATCAAGCGGCTCAAGAAGATATCGAAGCGGCTTTGCATCCTCAAAGTAGTATGATGTATGATGACGCCGGATATATGCTTCGTGCCAGACTCCGCTTAATGCAAGGCGACACAAAAGGTGCTTTCGAAGACTATGACACCTTGATGAAAACCACGCAACAAGGTATTGCAAACGGTTATCGAGTCGCAATGGCTTTAGCGCAACGCGGTTGGGCACACATCCTTTTAGAAGAACAAGAGGCGGCAAAAAAAGATTTTCTCGCCGCTATTTCGGCCGAGACGACAATGCTCGGCATGGAGTTAAACTCTCTTCAAAAGCCGTTCTGGCAAGCTGTTGTACAGGAGATCATTCCTCTTGTCGGCACGCACAATGATACGTTAATCATCAAGACGCTCGACGATATTTTAAAGAGACAACAACTGACAACCTACCCTTTTACCGATGATCGAAGCGTACATGACGAAAAAAATTTTTCAAATGTCATCTTGATGTATGAAGTCTACGGCCCTGCTTTTTTACTACGAGAAAAGATGCAAAAAGAAAAATCACAAACATATCAAGCCAACGTCAGCACCCTCTTTGCTTCCGCACAGCAGTCCCTTTTAAAAGGCGACAAGCTCGGTGCGTTTCATAGTTTTGTGAACGCTTTTCAACAATCGGCACCGGAAGATCAAAATGGACGTACAACAGCCGTACAAGGGATGTCAGGTATTATCCGCTCCGGTTTTACGCCACCTACCGCTACGGAAAGTTCTCGCAAACTCGCGATTAAAGCACAAGTCGTTGCTCAAGAAAAAGCCTATCAAGAAGCGATCGAACTTTATGCTCAAGCTATCAACGAGACACCTTGGGTTGCCAATTTTTACTACGATCATGCCTTACTCATAGCCGAAGCGGTGCAAAAAAGCGACGATTATAATGCCGCTATCGTTGAGATGAAGCGCTTCATTTTTCTTTCCACCAATGCGCTTGAAATTCGAGAAGCACAAGATCGAATTTATCAATGGGAAGTCAAACGCGATCGAAGCGCGCAAAAACAAAACGCCGCACCGCAAGGTCCTCACCTTGCCTCGAGCGCGACGGGAAGTTCTAGCGACTGTTTTATCGCAACGGCCGCATACGGTTCTTTCCTCGAGCCGCACGTCGTCACCTTAAGACACTTCCGCGATCGTTATTTACTCACAAACGCACCAGGGCAGTGGATCGTGGAGCATTATTATCGTTATTCGCCTCCGATTGCCGATGTGATTCGAGAACACTCCATTTTACGATTGCTGACACAACTATTGTTAACGCCAATCGTTTTTTGCGTCGAATATCCAATAGCTTTGGCTCTTTTTGTCGTTAGTTTGGGTCTTTTATGGTGGTTCAAAAAGCGTTCTTGCAAAGTCATTGTCCGATGA